One genomic region from Clostridia bacterium encodes:
- a CDS encoding HD domain-containing protein: MPKHNFETIAAIDVGSNAIRMVIAQVTRDGKVTFLEDLYKPTHIGRDTFAIGRIQVSSIHELCDTLSGFYSIMKQYKIKNYRAASTSGIREAENREYVLEQVRVRSGLEVEVINNAQARFLMYKAVRGLINNLKSANEKGTLMVDIGSGGVEMSVYSKGSLRFTEYIKVGSLRLREILAELEKKTLDFPQVMEEFIESRFDFLKPLLSEMNINSFIGLGGELKTIIDLCPDTGENPGNNYINKEALKKLYLKVRNLTTSQLIKEFGFTRNQAEIFLPSVILFNSLLKMTKAEGINAPMGSLRHGLLADMVDEWLDTPGRREAVEDIINSVWHIGAKYFIDKEHCKYIEKHALSIYDQMKKIHRLGERERLYLRAASILHDIGKYVNLSGHDIHSYNIIRFQDIMGFSDRELSLVANIARYHSHDIPKPTDENYRILDDADQIIVSKLAAILRIAEALDISHKRKIKKVDVLTSEKEIHFNAWSSEDMLLEEWNFAVNVTFFEEVMGYRPVLKQRR; encoded by the coding sequence ATGCCAAAACATAATTTTGAAACTATTGCAGCAATTGATGTAGGTTCAAATGCAATAAGAATGGTTATAGCACAGGTAACACGGGATGGAAAGGTAACATTCCTGGAGGACTTGTATAAACCGACACATATCGGTAGAGATACTTTTGCTATTGGTAGGATACAGGTATCATCCATACATGAATTATGTGATACACTCTCAGGTTTTTACAGTATAATGAAGCAATACAAAATAAAAAACTACCGTGCGGCAAGCACAAGCGGGATTAGAGAGGCTGAAAACAGAGAGTATGTACTTGAACAGGTAAGAGTAAGATCAGGCCTGGAAGTAGAGGTTATTAACAATGCTCAGGCACGTTTTCTTATGTATAAGGCAGTAAGGGGACTGATCAACAACCTGAAATCGGCAAATGAAAAGGGAACGCTAATGGTGGATATAGGCTCCGGCGGAGTCGAGATGTCCGTATACAGCAAGGGAAGCCTTAGATTTACCGAGTATATAAAAGTAGGATCTCTGCGTTTGAGGGAGATTCTGGCAGAACTTGAAAAGAAAACACTGGACTTTCCTCAGGTAATGGAAGAGTTTATAGAGAGCAGATTTGACTTTTTAAAACCCCTTTTGTCAGAAATGAATATTAACAGTTTTATAGGTTTGGGAGGGGAACTGAAAACAATTATAGATCTATGTCCTGACACAGGTGAAAATCCGGGGAATAACTATATAAATAAGGAAGCTCTGAAGAAATTGTATCTGAAAGTGCGTAATTTGACTACTTCACAATTGATCAAGGAGTTTGGGTTCACAAGAAATCAGGCAGAAATATTCTTGCCATCGGTTATCCTGTTCAACAGCCTGCTAAAAATGACAAAAGCAGAAGGAATAAATGCACCTATGGGATCTTTGAGGCACGGACTCCTTGCTGATATGGTCGATGAGTGGCTCGATACGCCGGGAAGGCGGGAAGCGGTCGAAGATATTATTAATTCCGTCTGGCACATAGGTGCTAAATATTTTATTGATAAAGAGCACTGCAAATATATCGAAAAGCATGCCCTTTCAATATATGACCAGATGAAAAAGATACACAGGCTTGGAGAAAGAGAGCGGCTGTATTTAAGAGCTGCCTCAATACTGCACGATATAGGTAAGTATGTAAACCTGAGCGGCCATGATATACACTCCTATAATATAATACGTTTTCAGGATATCATGGGGTTTTCTGACAGGGAGCTCAGCCTGGTAGCCAATATTGCCAGGTATCACAGCCATGACATACCGAAGCCTACAGACGAGAACTACAGGATACTGGACGATGCGGATCAGATAATAGTGTCAAAGCTTGCTGCCATACTAAGGATTGCTGAAGCCCTGGATATTTCTCATAAGCGGAAAATAAAAAAGGTGGATGTTCTCACGTCGGAAAAGGAAATTCATTTCAATGCGTGGTCTTCCGAGGATATGCTTCTTGAAGAATGGAATTTTGCGGTAAACGTTACTTTTTTTGAAGAAGTTATGGGGTATAGGCCCGTTCTGAAGCAAAGGAGATGA
- a CDS encoding protein-glutamine gamma-glutamyltransferase, giving the protein MISIYGSIIDFDTFTNKHQLAGLKRKIIEILYSSREVYRYDSENQLLFELSLRKNIIDASLALYRSRFSFKVFRKSVCNEDYWIRTEEGGFLLKDNAAPYDAIRDIYTNSFRYGTECSTAIVIIYYGALANLFPSGLFNDFFPKIYLMNWQHLDNRLGVTHQRKVIDYLPGDCRYFKNPDVDPLTPEWQGENAIDLGDGTYYGHGIGIKTVDGIIEALNRHRKEGSETPAYLVDSATRLNMRYLANVYNSTVLPVQAGI; this is encoded by the coding sequence ATGATAAGTATTTACGGCAGCATTATTGACTTTGATACTTTTACAAATAAGCATCAGCTTGCTGGTTTGAAAAGAAAAATTATTGAAATATTATACTCAAGCAGAGAGGTATACAGGTATGACAGCGAAAACCAGTTACTATTCGAACTATCTTTGAGGAAAAACATTATAGATGCTTCCTTGGCACTCTACCGGAGCAGGTTTTCTTTTAAGGTTTTCCGCAAATCCGTATGCAATGAGGATTATTGGATACGTACAGAAGAAGGCGGTTTTTTGCTAAAAGATAATGCAGCACCCTACGACGCAATACGCGATATTTATACAAACAGCTTCAGATACGGCACCGAGTGCTCAACAGCAATAGTCATCATCTATTATGGAGCACTGGCAAACCTTTTTCCGAGTGGACTTTTTAACGACTTTTTCCCCAAAATCTACCTTATGAACTGGCAGCACCTTGATAACCGTTTGGGAGTTACACATCAAAGAAAAGTCATTGATTATCTGCCCGGTGACTGCAGATATTTTAAAAATCCTGATGTAGATCCTCTTACCCCGGAGTGGCAGGGAGAAAATGCTATAGATTTGGGTGACGGTACATATTATGGACATGGAATAGGTATAAAAACTGTAGATGGAATAATAGAAGCCCTGAACAGACATCGAAAGGAAGGTTCTGAAACACCGGCATATTTAGTGGACTCTGCCACACGTCTGAATATGAGATATCTGGCAAATGTATACAACAGTACTGTATTACCTGTTCAAGCGGGTATATAA